One window of Rhinoraja longicauda isolate Sanriku21f chromosome 9, sRhiLon1.1, whole genome shotgun sequence genomic DNA carries:
- the LOC144596757 gene encoding membrane progestin receptor beta-like — MVCEMKLKNSFGANAAGSILERISAIATNPQQILEDVLPKVPRTVRESDVPKLFREPYIHSGYRPVEQDWKYYLFSLFQQHNEALNVWTHLLAALVLLVRFFIFLETTSRFPTVYSLPLCFFIVACVIYLSCSVLAHLFQSKSELAHYSFYFLDYVGVGTYQYGSALAHYYYCTETEWFQMIRPFFLPLAALFGWLSCIGCCFSKLHFQRPYPISRKVCQVVPAFLAYVLDISPIVHRIGTCWATGCTDEAIWYHTLQIIMFVVASGFFSYPVPEKYFPGSCDIVGHGHQIFHIFLALCTLAQLEAVLLDYRGRHELLSARGDQDTVYTACSLFMLLVFCSGLSALYLRGVIKRRLRKRGD, encoded by the coding sequence ATGGTTTGCGAAATGAAACTGAAAAACTCTTTTGGGGCCAACGCGgccggcagcatcttggagaggatCAGCGCCATCGCTACCAACCCTCAGCAGATCCTGGAGGATGTTCTGCCCAAGGTGCCCAGAACAGTGAGGGAGTCCGATGTGCCCAAGCTCTTCCGTGAGCCGTACATCCACAGTGGCTACCGTCCAGTGGAGCAGGACTGGAAGTACTACCTGTTCAGCCTCTTCCAGCAGCACAACGAGGCTCTCAACGTATGGACCCACCTGCTGGCGGCCCTGGTGCTCCTTGTCCGCTTCTTCATCTTCCTGGAGACGACGTCACGTTTCCCCACCGTCTACAGCCTGCCGCTCTGCTTCTTTATCGTGGCCTGTGTCATTTACCTGTCCTGCAGCGTGTTGGCCCACCTCTTCCAGTCCAAGTCTGAGCTGGCTCACTACTCCTTCTACTTCTTGGACTACGTGGGGGTGGGCACCTACCAGTATGGCAGCGCCCTGGCACATTATTACTATTGCACCGAGAcggagtggttccagatgatcCGCCCCTTCTTCCTGCCCCTGGCTGCCCTCTTCGGctggctctcctgcattggctgcTGTTTCTCCAAGTTGCACTTCCAGCGCCCATACCCCATCAGCCGCAAGGTGTGCCAGGTGGTGCCCGCCTTCCTGGCCTATGTCCTGGACATTAGCCCCATCGTGCACCGCATCGGCACCTGCTGGGCTACTGGATGCACCGACGAAGCCATCTGGTACCACACCCTGCAGATCATCATGTTCGTGGTGGCCTCGGGCTTCTTCTCCTACCCCGTGCCGGAGAAGTACTTCCCGGGGAGCTGCGACATTGTGGGGCATGGCCACCAGATCTTCCACATCTTCCTGGCCCTCTGCACGCTGGCCCAGTTGGAGGCAGTGCTGCTCGACTACCGAGGCCGGCACGAGCTGCTGTCGGCGCGGGGTGACCAGGACACGGTCTACACCGCCTGCAGCCTCTTCATGCTGCTGGTGTTCTGCAGCGGCCTCTCGGCACTCTACCTGCGTGGAGTCATCAAGCGGCGGCTGCGGAAGAGAGGCGACTGA